From a single Maritimibacter sp. DP1N21-5 genomic region:
- a CDS encoding DMT family transporter has translation MTGRAALGFTAVLVLLGAGWGLTMPLTKIAVSTGYQHFGLLFWQLVIGAVVMTALATLRGVRLPLGAAQIRVYVVIALIGSVLPNSASYQAAVHLPSGILSILLSMIPIWAFPIALSLGLDRFEWRRFGGLCVGLSAVMLIVLPGAGVTGSIPVFWVCVGLISGLFYAFEGNYVARWGTAGLDAIQVLWGASIVGASIVLPLALLSGQWIDPRLSYGAAETALVLSGTTHVLVYAGYVWLVGRAGPVFAVQVSFLVTLFGVFWARLILSEDYAPTVWLALVLMLLGMFLVQPRRSRVEEPGPLGDSVR, from the coding sequence GTGACGGGTCGCGCGGCGCTTGGATTTACAGCCGTCCTTGTCCTGCTGGGGGCGGGGTGGGGGCTGACAATGCCCTTGACCAAGATCGCAGTCAGCACCGGCTACCAGCATTTCGGCCTGCTTTTCTGGCAGTTGGTAATCGGAGCGGTGGTGATGACCGCGCTGGCTACCTTGCGCGGTGTCCGTCTGCCGCTGGGGGCAGCGCAGATCCGCGTCTACGTCGTGATCGCGCTGATTGGATCGGTCTTGCCCAATTCGGCCAGCTACCAGGCGGCGGTGCACCTGCCGTCGGGCATCCTTTCCATTCTGCTGAGCATGATACCCATCTGGGCCTTTCCCATTGCATTGTCCCTCGGCCTCGACCGGTTCGAGTGGCGACGGTTCGGTGGCCTTTGCGTGGGACTGTCGGCCGTGATGCTGATCGTGCTGCCCGGTGCCGGTGTGACGGGTAGTATACCGGTTTTTTGGGTGTGTGTTGGCCTCATCTCCGGCCTGTTCTACGCATTCGAGGGCAACTACGTGGCGCGCTGGGGCACGGCGGGTCTGGACGCGATCCAGGTGCTGTGGGGCGCATCTATCGTGGGCGCGTCCATTGTCCTGCCGCTGGCGCTTTTGAGCGGCCAATGGATTGATCCGCGCCTCTCCTACGGTGCGGCCGAAACCGCGCTGGTCCTGAGCGGGACGACCCATGTGCTGGTCTATGCGGGCTATGTCTGGCTGGTCGGACGGGCGGGTCCAGTCTTTGCGGTGCAGGTCAGTTTTCTGGTCACGCTCTTTGGTGTGTTCTGGGCGCGCCTGATCCTGAGTGAAGATTATGCACCAACGGTTTGGCTCGCGCTTGTCTTGATGCTTTTGGGCATGTTTTTGGTGCAACCGCGCAGGAGCCGGGTTGAAGAGCCGGGTCCCTTGGGGGACAGTGTGCGCTGA
- the guaD gene encoding guanine deaminase gives MTHAQLLTGHVLTFSDDPFVVPWAEAVRIEESSAVLVEDGRIAAIGTDAIERGAGATRHDYPGHLICPGFVDAHAHYPQTAIIASWGKRLIDWLNTYTFPEEMRFGDPAYARDTAERYLDLLLDHGTTSVASFCTIHPTSVDALFTAAADRNMAVVAGKTCMDRNAPDGLRDTAQSAYDDSKALLERWHGQGRARYAITPRFSPTSTEDQLAALGALWAECPDALMQTHLSEQVDEIAWVRGLCPQARDYLDTYEAHGLLGARGLYGHAIHLEPREIDRLREVGAGLVHCPTSNTFIGSGLFDLMGLTSQRLRAGLATDTGGGSSFSMLRSMAAAYEIAQLRGVAVHAAQLLWLATAGSARVLHRQDEIGQIAPGHMADLCILDLASTPAIAQRHARADDIWDAVFPTIMMGDDRAVADVWIAGERRT, from the coding sequence ATGACACATGCACAGCTTTTGACCGGCCATGTCCTGACCTTCTCCGACGACCCTTTCGTGGTGCCGTGGGCCGAGGCCGTGCGGATCGAGGAAAGCAGCGCCGTGCTGGTCGAGGACGGTCGCATCGCGGCTATCGGCACCGACGCCATCGAACGGGGCGCAGGCGCCACACGCCACGACTACCCGGGCCACCTGATCTGCCCCGGCTTTGTCGACGCCCACGCGCACTACCCCCAAACGGCCATCATCGCGTCATGGGGCAAACGCCTGATCGACTGGCTCAACACCTATACCTTCCCTGAGGAAATGCGCTTTGGCGATCCGGCCTACGCGCGCGACACCGCAGAGCGCTATCTTGATCTGCTGCTTGATCACGGCACCACGTCGGTGGCGAGCTTCTGCACCATCCATCCGACAAGCGTGGATGCCCTTTTCACCGCCGCGGCGGACCGCAACATGGCCGTGGTTGCGGGCAAGACCTGCATGGACCGCAACGCGCCCGACGGGCTGCGCGACACGGCGCAATCTGCCTATGACGACAGCAAGGCCCTGCTTGAGCGCTGGCACGGCCAAGGCCGCGCGCGTTACGCCATCACGCCGCGCTTTTCCCCCACCTCGACCGAAGATCAACTGGCCGCCCTGGGCGCGCTTTGGGCCGAATGTCCCGACGCCCTGATGCAAACCCACCTGAGCGAACAGGTGGACGAGATCGCATGGGTCCGCGGCCTCTGCCCACAAGCGCGCGACTACCTCGACACCTACGAAGCGCATGGACTTCTGGGCGCACGCGGTCTTTACGGCCATGCCATCCACCTTGAGCCGCGCGAGATTGACCGGTTGCGTGAAGTTGGTGCGGGGCTCGTGCATTGCCCAACCTCGAACACCTTCATCGGCTCGGGCCTCTTTGACCTGATGGGCCTCACGTCTCAGCGGCTGCGCGCGGGCCTTGCCACGGACACGGGCGGCGGTTCATCCTTTTCCATGCTCCGCTCCATGGCAGCCGCCTACGAAATCGCGCAATTGCGGGGGGTCGCGGTCCATGCCGCGCAGCTTCTGTGGCTTGCCACGGCAGGGTCCGCACGCGTGCTGCACCGACAGGATGAGATCGGACAGATCGCTCCGGGCCATATGGCCGACCTGTGCATTCTGGACCTCGCCTCTACCCCTGCCATCGCGCAGCGCCACGCGCGGGCGGATGACATATGGGATGCCGTCTTTCCCACCATCATGATGGGCGATGACCGGGCTGTGGCCGATGTCTGGATTGCAGGCGAGCGACGGACCTAG
- a CDS encoding FAD-binding dehydrogenase, with translation MDQADAIVVGSGLAGLAAAAELGDRGKKVIIADQEPRSFLGGQAFWSLGGLFMIDTPEQRRMGIKDSRALALNDWMGSAQFDRDEDAMPRKWAEAYIDFAAGEMRPWLHAMGLRWFPVVGWAERGGSYADGHGNSVPRFHITWGTGPGIIEHFVRRCEEHERAGLIQFNFRHQVDRIDMENGAAKGVSGTILADDSAARGAKTNRDAIGDFALRAPSVIVTSGGIGGNFDMVRQVWPTDRLGPAPKDMVAGVPAHVDGRMIGISEAAGGHVINGDRMWHYTEGVKNWDPIWPSHGIRILPGPSSMWFDAEGNRFAPPALPGFDSMSTLRDILATGYDYSWFVLTQKIIKKEFALSGSEQNPDLTSKKWSEVIKQRVLSGKNATGPVEAFKERGEDFVVANDLSTLVRGMNQVAGGNLIDEAKLRAQIEARDAQIDNPFSKDAQMMAIHAARHYRGDRLLRTAKPHKFLDPANGPLIAVKLHVLTRKTLGGLHTTLDSQMIGANGAPVPGLFAAGEVAGFGGGGYHGYNALEGTFLGGCIFSGRNAGRSSAIA, from the coding sequence ATGGATCAAGCAGACGCCATCGTCGTGGGCTCCGGCCTCGCCGGTCTCGCCGCCGCCGCCGAACTGGGCGACCGGGGCAAAAAGGTGATCATCGCCGACCAGGAACCCCGCAGCTTCCTCGGCGGTCAGGCCTTCTGGTCCTTGGGCGGCCTCTTCATGATCGACACGCCCGAACAGCGGCGCATGGGGATCAAGGACAGCCGCGCGCTGGCACTGAACGACTGGATGGGCAGCGCCCAGTTCGACCGCGACGAAGACGCCATGCCCCGCAAATGGGCCGAAGCCTATATCGACTTCGCCGCAGGCGAGATGCGCCCATGGCTCCACGCCATGGGCCTGCGCTGGTTCCCCGTCGTCGGCTGGGCCGAACGCGGCGGCAGCTACGCCGACGGGCACGGCAACTCCGTCCCCCGCTTCCACATCACATGGGGCACCGGCCCCGGCATCATCGAACATTTCGTGCGCCGCTGCGAAGAACACGAACGCGCAGGCCTGATCCAGTTCAACTTCCGGCACCAGGTCGACCGCATCGACATGGAAAACGGCGCGGCCAAAGGCGTGAGCGGCACCATCCTCGCCGACGACAGCGCGGCACGCGGCGCCAAAACCAACCGCGACGCCATCGGCGACTTCGCCCTCCGCGCGCCCTCGGTGATCGTCACCTCCGGCGGCATCGGCGGCAATTTCGACATGGTGCGCCAGGTCTGGCCCACCGACCGGCTCGGCCCCGCACCCAAGGACATGGTGGCCGGCGTCCCCGCCCACGTCGACGGCCGCATGATCGGCATCTCGGAAGCCGCAGGCGGCCACGTCATCAACGGCGACCGCATGTGGCACTACACCGAAGGGGTCAAGAACTGGGACCCGATCTGGCCCAGCCACGGCATCCGCATCCTGCCCGGCCCCTCGTCCATGTGGTTCGACGCGGAAGGCAACCGCTTCGCCCCTCCGGCCCTGCCCGGCTTCGACAGCATGTCCACCCTGCGCGACATCCTGGCCACAGGCTACGACTACAGCTGGTTCGTCCTGACCCAGAAGATCATCAAAAAGGAATTCGCGCTGTCGGGCTCTGAACAAAACCCCGACCTCACGTCGAAAAAATGGTCCGAGGTGATCAAGCAGCGCGTGCTGTCGGGCAAGAACGCCACCGGCCCGGTCGAGGCGTTCAAGGAACGGGGAGAGGACTTCGTCGTCGCAAACGACCTCTCCACTCTCGTGCGCGGCATGAACCAGGTCGCAGGCGGCAACCTGATCGACGAGGCGAAACTGCGCGCCCAGATCGAGGCGCGGGATGCACAAATCGACAACCCGTTCTCGAAAGACGCGCAGATGATGGCGATCCACGCCGCGCGCCACTACCGGGGCGACCGGCTCCTGCGCACGGCCAAACCGCACAAGTTCCTCGATCCCGCCAACGGCCCTCTGATCGCGGTCAAACTGCACGTGCTCACGCGCAAGACGCTGGGCGGGCTGCACACCACGCTGGACAGCCAGATGATCGGTGCAAACGGCGCGCCCGTGCCCGGCCTCTTTGCCGCGGGCGAAGTCGCAGGCTTCGGCGGGGGCGGCTATCACGGCTACAACGCACTCGAAGGGACCTTCCTCGGCGGCTGCATCTTCTCTGGACGCAATGCAGGTCGGTCCAGCGCCATCGCCTAG
- a CDS encoding 5-formyltetrahydrofolate cyclo-ligase — MDLSEDKATIRKAAFAARKAAFDLDAGGASGLLSSVLAGYRGVPLSGYMPIRSEIDPLPAMAEAAAHGPVAVPVIRAAGQPLVFSRWTPDAPMAEGPFGAQVPAVEDLIEPEIVIVPLVAFTRAGGRLGYGGGFYDRTLEGLRAKRATLAIGFAYGAQEMPDLPLEPTDQTLDMIVTDSDIIEV, encoded by the coding sequence ATGGATTTGAGCGAAGACAAGGCCACGATCCGCAAGGCTGCTTTCGCGGCACGCAAGGCCGCGTTTGATCTGGATGCGGGAGGGGCCTCCGGCCTGTTGTCCTCGGTGCTCGCTGGCTATCGCGGTGTGCCCCTGTCCGGCTATATGCCCATCCGGTCGGAGATTGATCCTCTGCCTGCGATGGCGGAAGCCGCCGCACATGGGCCCGTGGCCGTTCCGGTGATCCGGGCAGCAGGGCAGCCGCTGGTGTTTTCGCGCTGGACACCCGATGCGCCAATGGCCGAAGGGCCGTTCGGCGCGCAGGTTCCGGCTGTCGAGGATCTGATCGAACCGGAGATCGTCATTGTACCCCTTGTCGCCTTTACCCGCGCCGGTGGGCGGTTGGGCTATGGCGGCGGGTTCTATGACCGCACTCTCGAGGGTCTCCGGGCCAAACGCGCGACATTGGCCATCGGGTTTGCCTATGGGGCGCAGGAGATGCCTGATTTGCCGCTTGAGCCGACCGATCAGACGCTCGACATGATCGTGACCGACAGCGACATCATCGAGGTCTGA
- a CDS encoding SLC13 family permease: protein MGLIELSQTGNAILTLVVVGIMFVLFLREVFPTEVVAITGTALLLASGALPYEDALGVLSNPAPWTIAAMFIIMGALVRTGALDAFTGLADRKARSNPALAVVMLMAFVILSSAIVSNTPVVVVMIPVIIQLAKTMGVAPSKMLIPLSYAAILGGTLTLIGTSTNLLVDGVARTQGMEPFTIFEVTPLGVILVVWGMIYLRFFGPMLLPERDSMAGLLSDRSRMKFFTEAVIPPESNLVGRDVTGVQLFKRDGVRLIDVIRGDQSLRRNMAGVQLQVGDRVVLRTQMTELLSLQRNKELKRIDQVGSVETTTVEVLITPGCRMVGRSLGALRLRRRYGVYPLAVHRRNQNIGRQLDELVVKIGDTLLLEGAPEDIQRLASEMDMVDVSKPSQREFRRSHAPIALAALLGIVVLAAFGVAPILMLSVLAVATVLITRCIDADEAFSFVDGRLLALIFSMLAIGAALEATGAVALIVDVVAPGLMVLPPFLIVWAVYLLTSVLTELVSNNAVAVVVTPIAIGLATALGIDPRPLVVAVMVAASASFATPIGYQTNMLVYGPGGYKFTDFMRVGIPLNLSVGLLASAVIPFIWPL, encoded by the coding sequence ATGGGGCTGATCGAGCTTTCGCAAACCGGCAATGCCATTCTGACACTCGTGGTTGTCGGCATCATGTTTGTGCTGTTTTTGCGCGAGGTGTTTCCGACAGAGGTTGTGGCCATCACCGGCACGGCGTTGTTGTTGGCGTCAGGCGCGCTGCCGTATGAGGACGCGTTGGGTGTCCTGTCGAACCCGGCCCCGTGGACGATTGCAGCTATGTTCATCATCATGGGGGCGTTGGTGCGAACCGGTGCGCTGGATGCGTTTACCGGGTTGGCGGATCGCAAGGCACGCAGCAATCCCGCGCTTGCGGTGGTCATGCTCATGGCGTTTGTCATTCTCAGTTCGGCCATCGTGTCCAATACGCCGGTGGTTGTAGTGATGATCCCTGTCATCATCCAATTGGCCAAGACCATGGGGGTTGCCCCGTCCAAGATGTTGATCCCGCTCAGCTATGCGGCGATCCTGGGGGGCACGCTGACCTTGATCGGAACATCAACAAATCTGCTTGTCGACGGCGTTGCGCGGACGCAGGGCATGGAGCCCTTCACCATCTTTGAAGTCACCCCGCTGGGTGTCATTCTCGTGGTCTGGGGGATGATCTATCTGCGCTTTTTTGGCCCCATGCTGTTGCCGGAACGGGACAGCATGGCAGGCTTGCTCAGTGATCGCAGCCGCATGAAGTTTTTCACCGAGGCCGTCATCCCACCGGAATCCAACCTGGTTGGCCGCGACGTGACGGGTGTGCAGCTGTTCAAGCGGGACGGTGTGCGCCTGATCGACGTGATCCGGGGCGATCAGTCCCTGCGCCGCAACATGGCCGGTGTTCAGTTGCAGGTTGGTGACCGTGTGGTCTTGCGCACGCAGATGACCGAACTGTTGAGCTTGCAACGCAACAAGGAACTGAAGCGGATCGACCAGGTTGGCTCGGTCGAGACCACGACAGTCGAGGTGCTGATTACGCCCGGGTGCAGGATGGTAGGCCGAAGCCTGGGGGCGCTGCGGCTGCGTCGCCGTTACGGTGTCTATCCTCTTGCCGTGCATCGCCGGAACCAGAACATCGGACGCCAGCTTGACGAGCTCGTCGTCAAGATTGGCGACACGCTGTTGTTGGAAGGCGCGCCGGAGGACATTCAGCGGTTGGCCAGCGAAATGGACATGGTTGACGTGTCAAAGCCGTCGCAACGGGAGTTTCGCCGAAGTCATGCGCCCATCGCGCTGGCCGCGCTTCTGGGGATTGTGGTTTTGGCTGCCTTTGGCGTGGCACCCATCCTGATGCTGTCCGTCTTGGCCGTGGCCACAGTGCTGATCACCCGCTGCATCGATGCGGACGAGGCGTTCTCTTTTGTCGACGGGCGTCTGTTGGCGCTTATTTTCTCAATGCTCGCCATTGGTGCGGCCCTAGAAGCAACGGGGGCCGTTGCCTTGATCGTCGATGTGGTTGCGCCAGGGTTGATGGTCCTGCCGCCATTCCTGATTGTCTGGGCGGTGTATCTGCTGACGTCGGTGTTGACCGAGTTGGTCAGCAACAACGCCGTGGCTGTTGTGGTCACACCCATTGCCATCGGTCTTGCGACAGCACTTGGCATCGACCCCAGACCGCTGGTGGTCGCGGTGATGGTGGCGGCATCCGCGTCCTTTGCCACACCAATCGGCTACCAGACCAACATGCTGGTGTACGGTCCGGGAGGTTACAAGTTCACCGATTTCATGCGGGTTGGCATCCCGTTGAACCTGAGCGTCGGTTTGTTGGCCTCTGCTGTTATTCCCTTCATCTGGCCGCTCTAG
- a CDS encoding CAP domain-containing protein, with protein sequence MRYVFLTGVLALLGTIASADPVALAAINAERAAQNRAPLVYDATIEQVAQAHAQDMAANGFFSHTGSDGSDIGQRLKRGGYRFCFGAENIASGQRSLTEVMASWMASRGHRRNILHRQAQAVGLAQSPGNIWVMVLAAPC encoded by the coding sequence ATGAGATACGTTTTCCTGACTGGGGTGCTTGCTCTTCTCGGCACTATCGCTTCGGCCGATCCGGTTGCTTTGGCGGCCATCAATGCCGAACGCGCTGCACAGAACCGTGCGCCGCTGGTCTATGATGCAACGATTGAGCAGGTTGCACAGGCGCATGCGCAGGATATGGCAGCCAACGGGTTCTTCTCGCACACAGGCTCGGACGGGTCCGACATCGGCCAGCGTCTGAAGCGCGGCGGATACAGGTTTTGTTTTGGGGCCGAAAACATCGCCTCCGGCCAACGGTCGCTGACCGAAGTGATGGCGTCGTGGATGGCGTCGCGCGGGCATCGCCGCAACATCCTGCACCGTCAGGCGCAGGCGGTGGGGCTGGCGCAAAGCCCTGGCAACATCTGGGTGATGGTGCTGGCCGCGCCCTGCTAG
- a CDS encoding TIGR00282 family metallophosphoesterase, with protein sequence MKLLFLGDVMGRAGRQAITEHLPRLRADWDLDFVVVNGENATSGMGLSGAHAKVLLEAGADCVTLGDHAFDQKDMLGFIAEEPRIIRPLNFSKAAPGKGARLFTARGGKKVLVAQALGQVFMKRPFDDPFSALETVFRTHPLGGQADAIIVDFHCEATSEKMAMGHWCDGRASLMVGTHTHVPTADAMILSKGCAYLTDAGMCGDYNSVIGMQRDEPLRRFITGMPKERFAPALGPATLSGVYVETGDDGRATRIEMVRDGGLLRASGP encoded by the coding sequence ATGAAACTGCTTTTCCTGGGTGATGTGATGGGCCGCGCGGGCCGTCAGGCGATCACCGAACACCTTCCGCGTCTGCGCGCCGACTGGGACCTCGATTTCGTCGTCGTCAATGGTGAGAATGCGACCTCGGGCATGGGGCTGTCCGGCGCGCATGCCAAGGTGCTGCTTGAGGCAGGCGCCGATTGCGTCACCCTGGGCGATCACGCGTTCGACCAGAAGGACATGCTGGGCTTCATCGCGGAGGAGCCGCGGATCATTCGACCGCTGAACTTCTCCAAGGCGGCACCGGGCAAGGGTGCGCGGCTGTTCACGGCGCGGGGCGGAAAGAAGGTGCTGGTCGCACAAGCGCTTGGTCAGGTGTTCATGAAGCGGCCCTTTGACGATCCGTTCTCGGCGCTTGAAACCGTGTTCCGCACCCACCCGCTGGGCGGACAGGCCGACGCGATCATCGTCGATTTCCATTGCGAAGCCACATCCGAGAAGATGGCGATGGGGCACTGGTGCGACGGACGCGCGAGCCTGATGGTCGGCACCCACACCCATGTGCCAACTGCGGATGCCATGATCTTGTCGAAAGGCTGCGCCTACCTGACCGACGCGGGCATGTGCGGGGACTACAATTCGGTCATTGGGATGCAGCGGGACGAGCCCTTGCGTCGCTTCATCACCGGTATGCCCAAGGAACGGTTTGCGCCCGCGCTTGGCCCTGCCACGCTGTCGGGTGTTTATGTCGAAACGGGTGACGACGGCCGCGCGACCCGGATCGAAATGGTGCGCGACGGAGGGCTGCTCAGGGCCAGCGGCCCGTGA
- a CDS encoding bile acid:sodium symporter family protein has product MDILINVVLPLSLAIIMLSLGIGLTFADFGRVLRTPKAFAIGAIAQILLLPVVTYGIVLGFGLGPEIAVGFMLLSFCPGGVTSNMIARLSKGDVALSVSLTAVVSLLSILTVPILAAWSVVHFMGDAAPDVSVTGLAISVFIIVTLPVLIGVLIRRFASGFAIRIEPFLSRLATLLFIIIVVAALAANWDVFIGNLGTLGPALIVLNAALLIIGLGLALALALPWDQAKTISVETGIQNATLGITLAALISGQSEGFSAMALPSGVYGILMYIVAAPFVAWFRSR; this is encoded by the coding sequence CCACTGTCGCTGGCCATCATCATGCTCAGCCTTGGCATCGGCCTGACATTCGCCGATTTCGGCCGCGTCCTGCGCACGCCCAAGGCCTTCGCCATCGGCGCCATCGCACAAATCCTTCTGTTGCCTGTGGTCACGTACGGTATTGTCCTCGGCTTCGGCCTGGGGCCGGAAATCGCCGTGGGGTTCATGCTGCTCAGCTTCTGCCCCGGCGGGGTGACGTCCAACATGATCGCGCGGTTGTCCAAGGGTGACGTCGCCCTCTCCGTCTCCCTCACCGCCGTGGTCAGCCTGCTCAGCATCCTGACCGTGCCCATTCTCGCCGCCTGGTCGGTCGTGCATTTCATGGGTGACGCGGCACCGGACGTGTCGGTGACCGGTCTCGCCATCTCGGTCTTCATCATCGTGACACTGCCTGTCCTGATCGGTGTCCTGATCCGCCGCTTCGCGTCCGGCTTCGCCATCCGGATCGAGCCGTTCCTGTCGCGCCTTGCGACCCTGCTCTTCATCATCATCGTGGTGGCCGCCCTTGCCGCCAACTGGGACGTGTTCATCGGCAATCTCGGCACGCTCGGCCCCGCCCTGATCGTCCTGAACGCAGCGCTCCTCATCATAGGCCTGGGTCTCGCCTTGGCACTCGCCCTGCCCTGGGACCAGGCCAAGACCATCTCGGTCGAGACAGGTATCCAGAACGCCACCCTCGGCATCACCCTCGCCGCCCTGATCTCGGGCCAGTCAGAGGGCTTCAGCGCCATGGCCCTGCCCTCGGGCGTCTATGGTATCCTCATGTACATCGTCGCCGCACCCTTCGTGGCGTGGTTCCGCAGCCGGTAA
- a CDS encoding PAS domain-containing protein, with translation MKARVCKRAKTCEQCALEMIENTDLIEMRDLGFPAPERAAAMMSCTRDCVKLLSPEGLITYMSHNGRCAMEIDDLGAIVGRRWSEVWPSESTPLIEGAVTAACDGKMAHFIAECPTARQRLARWDVTVIGIAGQDGRLDEIMAVSRETLDPCRPLTIT, from the coding sequence ATGAAAGCGCGGGTCTGCAAACGCGCAAAAACATGTGAACAGTGCGCGCTGGAAATGATCGAAAACACTGACCTCATCGAAATGCGGGACCTGGGCTTTCCGGCGCCGGAACGCGCTGCCGCCATGATGTCGTGCACCCGCGATTGCGTCAAACTCCTATCTCCGGAAGGTCTGATCACCTACATGAGCCACAATGGCAGATGCGCGATGGAGATTGACGATCTCGGCGCCATCGTAGGCCGTCGCTGGTCGGAGGTGTGGCCGTCGGAGAGCACGCCGTTGATCGAAGGGGCCGTGACCGCCGCCTGTGACGGCAAGATGGCACATTTCATTGCAGAATGCCCGACCGCACGGCAGCGACTGGCGCGATGGGATGTGACGGTCATCGGTATTGCAGGTCAGGATGGCAGGCTTGATGAAATCATGGCCGTGTCACGGGAAACCTTGGATCCCTGCCGCCCGTTGACAATCACCTGA
- the mgtE gene encoding magnesium transporter, protein MSDQTDVPDPGQDENAYVLERKDVSAILYAVDIEDRDQLTKLMEPLHAADIADLLEQINAFDRSRLIRLYDREFDGDILCELDESIREEVIGVLKPAVLAEAVRDLDSDDVVDLVEDLDDAQQEQILDALEDTDRALVEQSLTFPEYSAGRLMQREVVMAPEHWTVGEAIDRLRSADEDELPDQFYHIVLVDPRLHPIGNVTLGKLMRSRREVPLADLVEETFQVIPANQDESDVAYAFNQYHLISAPVVDDEGRLIGLITIDDAMAVLDEEHEEDILRLAGVGEESALSDSVRETTKRRIPWLAVNLVTSILASLVIAQFDAAIAQIVALAVLMPIVASMGGNAGTQSLTVATRALATKDLTGANVWRVIRREVLVGLINGAVFAVVMGVVGIIWFGSPALGYVIAAAMVVNMVVAGLAGTGIPIVLDRIGIDPALASGAFVTTVTDVVGFFAFLGLAAAVLL, encoded by the coding sequence ATGTCAGATCAGACCGACGTGCCCGATCCCGGCCAGGACGAAAACGCCTATGTCCTTGAACGCAAGGACGTTTCCGCGATCCTCTATGCGGTCGATATCGAAGATCGCGATCAGCTGACCAAGCTGATGGAGCCGCTGCACGCGGCCGACATTGCCGACCTTCTGGAGCAGATCAACGCCTTTGATCGGTCGCGCCTGATCCGGCTGTATGACCGCGAGTTCGATGGCGACATCCTGTGCGAATTGGACGAGTCGATCCGCGAAGAGGTGATTGGGGTCCTGAAGCCCGCCGTTCTGGCAGAGGCGGTGCGTGATCTGGACAGCGATGACGTCGTGGATCTGGTGGAGGATCTGGACGACGCGCAGCAGGAGCAGATCCTTGACGCGCTCGAGGACACTGACCGGGCGCTGGTCGAGCAATCGCTGACCTTCCCCGAATATTCTGCCGGTCGCCTCATGCAGCGCGAGGTCGTCATGGCGCCCGAGCACTGGACCGTCGGTGAAGCCATCGACCGGCTGCGCAGCGCCGATGAAGATGAATTGCCCGATCAGTTCTACCACATCGTTTTGGTGGACCCGCGCCTGCACCCCATCGGCAATGTTACCCTGGGCAAGCTGATGCGCTCGCGCCGCGAGGTGCCGCTGGCCGATCTGGTGGAGGAGACGTTTCAGGTCATCCCGGCCAATCAGGATGAAAGCGATGTGGCCTATGCCTTCAATCAGTACCACTTGATCTCGGCCCCGGTCGTGGATGACGAGGGGCGGTTGATCGGTCTGATCACTATTGATGACGCGATGGCGGTGCTAGATGAAGAGCACGAGGAAGACATCCTGCGTCTGGCGGGTGTGGGCGAGGAATCGGCGCTGTCGGACAGCGTGCGCGAGACGACGAAGCGGCGTATCCCGTGGTTGGCGGTGAACCTGGTGACGTCGATCCTCGCCTCGTTGGTCATTGCACAGTTCGACGCGGCTATCGCGCAGATCGTGGCGCTGGCCGTGCTGATGCCGATTGTTGCATCGATGGGCGGCAATGCCGGCACGCAGTCGCTGACCGTGGCGACACGGGCGCTGGCCACCAAGGACCTGACCGGCGCGAACGTGTGGCGGGTTATCCGTCGCGAAGTGCTGGTGGGACTGATCAACGGCGCCGTCTTTGCCGTTGTCATGGGCGTCGTCGGCATCATCTGGTTCGGCTCGCCCGCCTTGGGCTACGTGATTGCCGCTGCCATGGTGGTGAACATGGTTGTGGCGGGCTTGGCGGGGACAGGCATTCCCATCGTCCTTGACCGGATCGGGATCGACCCGGCGCTGGCGTCGGGCGCATTTGTGACCACGGTGACGGATGTGGTTGGGTTCTTTGCCTTCCTGGGTCTCGCGGCCGCGGTGCTTTTGTGA